TTGTCGTTGCGCGGCCGCAGGCCCGCTACGTCCTCGATCACGGTGAAGTTGCTGCTGCCCAGAATGTTGTGGTGGATCCAGGAGCGGTACTGGATGGTCCTCGACGAGGCGTTCCAGTCGGCCCAGAACTCGTTGGCGTCCGGCCACTGGGTGTTGCCGCCGACGTACTGCGCCCAGGTGTTCCAGTAGAGGAGCTTCTTGTAGTCCTCGGCGCTCATCCACTGGTTGGGGTAGTTGCGGAGCACCGAGGAGTACAGCCGGAACTGCACCGTCGAGTTGATCGTGGAGAAGTTGTTGGAGCCAGGCTGGCCGGCCGCCGCGGCCGCCGCCTTGTCCCGCTGGTTGGCGGTGAAGAACGGGAAGATCGGATATTCGGCCGGGTCGGCGAACAGGCGCAGGGCCTGCCGGTACTCGTCGGTGTTCGGCATCGCGCCCACCGAGTACGGGTAATAGTTGTTGATCTCCTTCCACGGCACCAGTGCGTTGGTCGCCACGTGCCGGTGCTTGATCAGTTTGTTGGTCGAGTCCCACAGGACCGTGGAGAGGGCGGTTCTGATGCGGTCGGCGATCGCCTGCATCTCGGCGGCCTTGGCGGTGTTGCCGACCGCGGCGTAGGCCTGGCTGGCGGCAAGGGCGCCACTGTAGACGTACGCGGACTCGGCGCGGTCCAGGTTGCCGGAGCGCCAGTGGAACGACACGGCGTCGGCGTCGTTTCCGGTGAGCGCGCCCCAGTTGTACTCGATCAGGCCGTTGTTGTCGCGATCGTAGTAGGAGAGCTGGCCCTTGACGTCACCCTCGGCGTACCTCGCCAGGGTGTTGGCCACGGCCGGCTGCCCGCCGTGGATCTGGTAGCTGCGCCAGGCCGCCTCGGCGATGTACTGGGTGTAGCTGTTCGACCAGTTCTCCGGATCGCCCGGGTTGTCGACGAAACGACCGCCGTTGGAGACCTTCCCGACCGACAGCCAGTCCCCGTACGACCATGCGGGGTTGCGTAGGTACTTCAGGTCGTCGATGTGCATCGGCTGGGTGAGCACGATGGCGTTGTTGTAGCCCAGCGCACCCTCGACCGAGATCGGGAATTCGAAAGCCCTGGGCATGTTGGCGTCCAGGTGGTTGAAGCGCATCAGCCACCAGCGGTAGTAGATCTCCTTCTTGATGGCCGGCTCGGGGACGTCGATGTACGGCAGGTTCTGCGCCCACCAGAGGTTGTACGCCCGCACGTGGGTGGCGAACGCGTCCTGCGCGCTGGCGTTGCGGAAGGCGTTGTAGTCGCTGAGCGACTCGGGGATCTCGTTGGCCACGAAGCCCAGCTGCACCTTGACCGTGACGGTGGCGCCGGCCGCGACGGGCACGCTGCGGGTCAGCGCGCCGCCGGTGGCCGTGAAACCGTCACCGGACAGCCGGGGGTACAGCGTGGTGAGGTTGTTCTTCACGGCACGCTGGCCGGTCAGCTCGCTGCCGTTCACCGTGGTGGCGTACGGCGAGGTCACCCGCAGCGCCACGGTCTGCGACGAGCTGCC
The nucleotide sequence above comes from Plantactinospora soyae. Encoded proteins:
- a CDS encoding MGH1-like glycoside hydrolase domain-containing protein — encoded protein: MPHRPRWLAFALTTVLTGSGATVLAAEPAMAAQTIGYPTFTGSAIPAPPVAMTTGNTMQASYDAEAGGTDFWMDRLLARPGNDPAGTWLMTRGRAVFMKTHTPSVLGFGGQVAYWESISDQPAFTVTAGSGSWTEQVAQRWQAPSHWRSTHTNGSLRMMQTKFITHNNVAVDNLAITNTGSSSQTVALRVTSPYATTVNGSELTGQRAVKNNLTTLYPRLSGDGFTATGGALTRSVPVAAGATVTVKVQLGFVANEIPESLSDYNAFRNASAQDAFATHVRAYNLWWAQNLPYIDVPEPAIKKEIYYRWWLMRFNHLDANMPRAFEFPISVEGALGYNNAIVLTQPMHIDDLKYLRNPAWSYGDWLSVGKVSNGGRFVDNPGDPENWSNSYTQYIAEAAWRSYQIHGGQPAVANTLARYAEGDVKGQLSYYDRDNNGLIEYNWGALTGNDADAVSFHWRSGNLDRAESAYVYSGALAASQAYAAVGNTAKAAEMQAIADRIRTALSTVLWDSTNKLIKHRHVATNALVPWKEINNYYPYSVGAMPNTDEYRQALRLFADPAEYPIFPFFTANQRDKAAAAAAGQPGSNNFSTINSTVQFRLYSSVLRNYPNQWMSAEDYKKLLYWNTWAQYVGGNTQWPDANEFWADWNASSRTIQYRSWIHHNILGSSNFTVIEDVAGLRPRNDNQVELSPINIGWPNFAVNNLRYRNADLSIVWDDPADGVVRYAGIPQGYSIFMNGTRVATVDRLVRFVWNPNTGAVTFPSGSATITYNQAYAGLQSPSQVRQTSTQMISMFRKVGVELG